In Numidum massiliense, a single genomic region encodes these proteins:
- a CDS encoding ornithine cyclodeaminase, whose product MFAHELLYLSQSDVIRCGGMSMRAVMADLAHVLALHAAGDYVLPPKVVLRWGDLDSEGERGRINGMPGYVGGSVNIAGMKWVGSAPHNPAKYGLPRASALIVLNDPETMLPLAVMDGTVISAMRTGGVTGVAARYLARPDATLAGIIGAGTQNRTQLMALKTALPQLATVRVYDLSAERAAAFAEAVSAQLALDVIPVTSGEEAVRGADVVVTATTAKRPVVEAPWFGAGCFYAHVGGFEAEYEVVERADQIVVDHWEGIKHRGAQTLALMHREGRFSDDQIDAELGEIVTGDKCGRTDEEAFIYFNAVGMALDDLVVAKRVYDCAKTRGVGTSVRLWEEPAFV is encoded by the coding sequence ATGTTTGCCCATGAGTTATTGTACTTATCGCAAAGCGACGTCATCCGCTGTGGCGGTATGTCGATGCGTGCGGTAATGGCTGATTTGGCACACGTGTTGGCACTGCATGCGGCGGGGGATTACGTGCTTCCGCCGAAGGTGGTGCTTCGTTGGGGAGATTTGGACAGTGAAGGGGAGCGAGGACGTATTAACGGCATGCCCGGGTATGTCGGCGGTAGCGTCAACATCGCTGGCATGAAGTGGGTCGGCAGTGCGCCCCACAACCCGGCTAAATACGGGTTGCCACGCGCGTCGGCGCTCATCGTGTTGAACGATCCAGAGACGATGTTACCGCTTGCGGTCATGGACGGGACGGTCATTAGCGCGATGCGCACGGGCGGGGTGACGGGTGTGGCGGCGAGGTACTTGGCGCGCCCCGATGCGACGCTCGCCGGGATTATCGGCGCCGGGACGCAAAACCGCACCCAACTGATGGCGCTCAAAACGGCGTTACCGCAACTTGCGACGGTGCGCGTGTACGATTTGTCAGCGGAACGGGCGGCGGCGTTTGCGGAAGCGGTTAGTGCACAATTAGCTCTTGATGTGATACCGGTGACGAGCGGGGAAGAAGCGGTGCGCGGCGCTGATGTCGTCGTGACCGCCACGACAGCTAAACGACCGGTCGTAGAGGCGCCGTGGTTCGGGGCAGGCTGCTTTTATGCACACGTCGGCGGGTTTGAAGCGGAATACGAGGTAGTGGAACGTGCGGATCAGATCGTCGTCGACCATTGGGAAGGGATTAAGCACCGCGGCGCACAGACGCTCGCCTTGATGCACCGCGAGGGGCGTTTTTCCGACGACCAAATTGACGCGGAGCTGGGGGAGATCGTTACTGGCGACAAGTGTGGACGTACGGACGAGGAGGCGTTCATTTATTTTAATGCGGTCGGAATGGCGCTCGACGATTTGGTCGTCGCTAAGCGCGTGTATGACTGTGCGAAGACGCGTGGGGTTGGGACGTCGGTTCGTTTGTGGGAAGAGCCGGCGTTTGTGTAA
- a CDS encoding ISL3 family transposase produces MGIADSKVVHTAKKDRKGGMVTMWITSENTTLIKLLQSALLIEKPWELTVMAYDEEQEQWNLYLDFPRGAEFPCPTCGTPSKAYDVSSKSWRHLDFWEWKTYVHARVPRVTCRQCHKVITVHVSWSRPSSHFTWHFESYAMRLMSEMPVKAASRELREHDTRLWRIFRHYVERAMEELDLSNVKRVAIDETSSRKGHQYITLFVDADRKLVLFAVEGKGSETIHRFREHLSSNGVDADQIAEMCCDMSPAFIRGIQDAFPHAQITFDKFHVMKMVNEAVDDVRKEEQKQTPELHKTKYIWLKNEDMLTNDQKKTLERLKDGNLKTGRAYRMKLALQDLWQVNQLFADIFLDEWLGWATRSQLPPFIRVSKTIKKHKEGILRWFTTRMTNGLLEGLNSLIQAAKRRARGYRNPQNLIHMVYMTANKLYIRACASRQA; encoded by the coding sequence ATGGGTATTGCTGATTCCAAAGTTGTCCATACTGCTAAAAAAGATAGAAAAGGCGGTATGGTTACTATGTGGATCACATCAGAGAATACCACGTTAATTAAGCTATTGCAGTCGGCGCTCTTAATCGAAAAACCTTGGGAATTAACAGTCATGGCGTACGACGAAGAACAGGAACAATGGAACCTGTATCTCGATTTCCCTCGTGGTGCCGAATTTCCATGTCCAACGTGTGGAACCCCCTCCAAAGCATACGATGTTTCTTCAAAATCATGGCGGCACTTAGATTTTTGGGAGTGGAAAACGTATGTCCATGCCCGTGTCCCTCGTGTAACCTGTCGTCAATGTCATAAGGTCATCACTGTACACGTCAGCTGGTCTCGACCCTCATCCCATTTTACCTGGCATTTCGAATCCTACGCGATGCGCCTAATGTCGGAAATGCCAGTGAAGGCTGCCTCTCGTGAACTACGTGAACATGACACGCGGTTATGGCGCATTTTTCGCCATTACGTGGAAAGAGCCATGGAGGAACTTGACCTGTCTAATGTAAAGCGTGTCGCGATAGACGAAACGTCCTCTCGTAAAGGTCACCAGTACATCACCTTGTTTGTGGATGCGGATCGTAAACTGGTTCTATTTGCTGTCGAAGGAAAGGGCTCGGAGACGATCCATCGCTTTCGAGAGCACTTATCCAGCAACGGGGTAGATGCAGATCAAATCGCTGAAATGTGCTGTGACATGTCCCCCGCTTTTATTAGGGGGATTCAGGACGCCTTTCCGCACGCCCAGATCACATTCGACAAGTTTCATGTGATGAAAATGGTTAACGAGGCAGTCGACGACGTCCGAAAGGAAGAGCAAAAACAGACGCCGGAGTTACATAAAACCAAATATATTTGGCTTAAGAACGAAGATATGTTAACCAACGATCAAAAGAAAACACTCGAGCGATTAAAAGATGGTAACCTTAAAACGGGGCGGGCGTATCGAATGAAACTGGCTTTACAGGATTTATGGCAGGTTAACCAACTCTTTGCCGACATTTTCTTAGATGAATGGTTAGGCTGGGCAACACGCTCGCAATTACCCCCATTTATACGTGTCTCAAAGACGATAAAGAAACATAAGGAGGGTATTTTGCGCTGGTTTACAACACGTATGACTAACGGTCTTTTAGAAGGTCTCAATAGCCTTATACAGGCGGCAAAGCGAAGGGCACGTGGTTACCGTAATCCCCAAAATCTCATTCATATGGTGTACATGACTGCAAACAAGTTGTACATTCGGGCTTGCGCGTCGAGGCAAGCATAA
- a CDS encoding IS3 family transposase (programmed frameshift) yields the protein MKRRKNYNREFKRQTVEYVLEQGKAVAQVARELSISENTLYRWVNEYKQDPENAFVGSGNLKPEDQTMRDMQKRIRDLEEENAILKKGHAHLRQRPALIYSFIYKHRFKFRVEKMCQVFKVSRSGYYRWLKRPESARDKRRKKLVKRIHHYYFHSRRLYGAPKITALLRKEGEQVSQRTVSRLMSQHHLRSRTVKKYKATTNSKHSFPVHANTLNQQFSAETPNRVWVADITYVPTDEGWLYLASVMDLYSRKIVGWHVAKRMTTHLVLKALDKAYRVRRPQPSLLHHSDRGSQYASHDYQARLAKYGMQCSMSRKGNCFDNACIESFHSVIKRELVHLTSFRTRKEAGVAIFEYIELFYNRQRIHSAIGYVSPCQFEQMYDGRMEAIA from the exons ATGAAACGTCGAAAGAATTACAATCGTGAATTCAAGCGTCAAACTGTCGAATACGTATTGGAACAAGGTAAAGCCGTGGCACAAGTTGCTCGCGAATTAAGCATATCGGAAAACACACTGTATCGCTGGGTCAATGAGTATAAACAAGACCCAGAAAATGCTTTTGTCGGAAGTGGCAACTTAAAGCCTGAAGATCAAACGATGCGTGACATGCAAAAGCGTATTCGGGATCTAGAGGAGGAAAACGCCATTCTAAAAAAGG GCCATGCACATCTTCGCCAAAGACCGGCGCTAATATATTCCTTTATTTACAAACACCGCTTCAAGTTCCGTGTCGAGAAGATGTGCCAGGTGTTCAAGGTTTCCCGAAGCGGTTATTATCGTTGGTTAAAACGACCCGAAAGTGCGCGTGACAAACGGCGAAAGAAACTCGTTAAGCGCATTCATCACTATTACTTTCATTCGCGAAGATTATACGGTGCCCCAAAAATCACCGCATTGTTGCGAAAGGAAGGAGAACAAGTGTCCCAGCGAACGGTTTCCCGCTTAATGAGCCAACATCATTTACGGTCCCGAACGGTTAAGAAATACAAGGCGACGACGAATTCCAAGCATTCGTTTCCTGTTCACGCGAATACGTTAAATCAACAGTTTAGTGCGGAAACACCTAATCGCGTATGGGTCGCGGATATTACCTACGTGCCTACAGATGAAGGTTGGCTTTATCTCGCGAGTGTTATGGATTTATATTCACGTAAAATCGTTGGCTGGCATGTCGCCAAGCGAATGACCACGCACCTCGTATTAAAAGCGCTCGACAAAGCTTATCGTGTACGACGTCCTCAGCCATCACTGCTTCATCATTCGGATCGAGGTAGTCAATACGCGTCACACGACTATCAAGCGCGATTAGCCAAGTACGGTATGCAGTGCAGCATGAGTCGAAAAGGTAACTGCTTTGATAATGCGTGCATCGAATCGTTTCATAGTGTCATTAAACGGGAATTGGTGCACCTAACGTCATTTAGAACCCGTAAAGAAGCTGGGGTGGCTATCTTTGAATATATCGAGCTCTTTTATAACCGCCAAAGAATCCATTCGGCTATTGGCTATGTGTCACCTTGTCAGTTTGAACAAATGTATGATGGCCGCATGGAAGCGATCGCGTAG